The Weissella confusa DNA window TGTTGAACAAGTTCCCGACGGCTTCAAGGCGGTTGCAACGTCAGAAAGCACGCCAATCGCTGCAATGGAAGACACATACCACAACTTCTACGGTGTGCAATTCCACGCTGAAGTGCAACACACTGAATACGGGATGCAAATCTTGGAAAACTTCGTCGACAAGGCTGTTCGCGCTGAGCGTAACTGGTCAATGGATGATTTCATCGACGAGCAAATCAAGCAAATCCGCGAAACGGTCGGCGACAAGAAGGTCTTGTTGGGACTTTCTGGTGGTGTTGATTCATCAGTCGTTGGTGTGTTGTTGCAACGCGCCATCGGTGACCAATTGACATCAATCTTCGTTGATCACGGTTTGCTGCGTAAGAATGAAGCTGATGAAGTAATGGCATCACTTGGTGGTAAGTTCGGTTTGAACATCATCAAGGTCGACGCCCAAGAACGTTTCCTATCAAAGCTTGCCGGGGTTACTGACCCTGAGCAAAAGCGTAAGATTATCGGAAACGAATTCATCCGCGTATTTGACGAAGAAGCTGCAAAGCTTGATGGTATCGACTTCTTGGCCCAAGGAACGTTGTACACGGACGTTATCGAGTCAGGTACTGATACTGCGCAAACAATTAAGTCACACCACAACGTTGGCGGACTGCCTGAAGACATGCAATTCCAATTGATTGAGCCTTTGAACACGCTCTTCAAGGATGAAGTACGTGCTTTGGGTGAAAAGTTGGGTATGCCACACGAACTTGTTTGGCGCCAACCATTCCCCGGCCCTGGTCTTGGAATCCGTATTTTGGGTGATGTCACTGAAGACAAGCTTGAAATTGTGCGCGAATCTGACGCTATTTTGCGTGAAGAAATCGCCAAGCACGGCCTAGACGGTGAAGTTTGGCAATACTTCACGGTATTGACTGGCGTTCGTTCAGTCGGCGTCATGGGAGACGGTCGTACGTACGACTACACCATTGCCATCCGTGCCATTACGTCAGTCGACGGTATGACGGCTGACTTCGCAAAGTTGCCATGGGACATCTTGGAAGAGATTTCTCGCCGCATCGTAAACGAAGTCGACCACATCAACCGCGTCGTCTACGACATCACGGCTAAGCCACCGGCAACTGTTGAGTGGGAATAATTTCAAATCAAAAGATAAATCGAGACTACCGATATATCAATGATTTTCAACCACACAAACGAATTTAAAACCACTTTATAGAAGTTGGTTCCCTGCTAAATCCCCTACTATTTTATGTGGGGCGAATATACAGAAAAACGCTTGGAAATTGCATCCAAGCGTTTTTCTTTTTACTATTTTCTACTTGTCTGCTCTGTTCCTATGCTGCCAATAATTAATTCAAAAAGAACTTGTATATTAATGATTAACACAAGACTAAATTGGAGAAATCTGCATGAAAAAGAAGACAAAAGCAATCATCATATTGGCTATTGCAGCAATGGTCTTAGCGCTGATATTTACTGTGTTCATACTAATTAAGAATACTAATGACAAGTCACCAGGTTTGAAGTTACAAACTGACTTTGGTCATACGCAGCAAAAAAAGACAAAAGCACCGGCTATCAAAATTACAGGTGTTACATCAATTTCTTTTGATGAAACTACAAAAACGAGTTATACGAAGTTGACGAATCCAAAAGGAAATCCGTGCTACTTCAAGTTTGTGATGAAGATTAAGGAAACCGGGCAGGTTGTTTACGAATCCGATTACGTGAAGCCAGGGAAGACGATTCAAAGTGAAGTTATGACAGCCGACTTGAAAAAAGGAATCTACGAAGGGGTTTTGGAGATTCAAACACGAGAGTTAGAGAAACCTCATGAATCAATGAATGGTTTAAATACTAACCTTTCGATAATAGTGAACTAACAAAAGTCCAAATGAATTTTGTTCATAATTGAATGGTAGTCTGAGCTTGAGTTAAAAAGAAATGTACATTAAAGCAGATAAAGATGGAGGGTCACAATGAAAAAAAGAAAAATTTTTACGATGCTTGCCACCACGCTTCTTTCGAGCTCCTTTATGAGTGGTGTGATCTTTGCAACTGACATCAATAGCGCCGGTAGTTACGAAACAACAGTCATAGATAATAATTCTGACACAGGCGAGTTCTCGCTGACTATTCCATCAGAAGTACAGATGAATGAGCATTTCAGCGTATCGCTTACAAAAGCAATTTTACCCGACAATAAGACGTTATCAATGCGCGTTAATGACGGTTCAGATTCTGGCGCATTTGATAGTGCCGTATTTCCACTTTATGCTGCAGATGGTTCACAAGATGGTCAATTCAATGTATTCAAAGGAACTGCGACATTGACCAACCGTGATAATATCTTCACTTACTACTCTGATAATCCTCAACCAACAGCTAGTTCTCCAATTACAGTTGATTTGCAACCCAAGCGCGATACAAGTGTTGCTTATACTAAAGATGGTCAACACTCTGGACCAATAACCTTTGTTGTAAGCTTCGGTACATGGTACTAAGTCAAGTTGATCTCACTCTCTGAATTTGCGCTCAGAGCGAGTTTATCAATTACTACTAAATCACACAAAACCCTGCATCAAAGTTCGAAAACAACCTTGATGCAGGGCTTTTAATTATTAATTCTTACGGTTATAAACCAACACAGTTAGCGGTGCAAAGATTGCAACTACCAATACACCAGCGCCTAGTACAATCCAGGCTTGGTTCGACCAAACGCCTTGGTTTAGCATGACACGTGATGCCTTAATGACATATGTTACTGGGTTTAGGTTTACCAAAATTTGCATGACATGTGGCAACGTCCTAACTGGTACGAATGCGCTTGATAGGAACGTTAGCAAAAGCATCGTGATTAATGAGACACTTTCGACCATCGTTGAACTCTTGGCAACCATACCGTACAAAGCAAATCCCCAGCTCAATGCCCATCCCAAGAACACATCTAGCAACACAACGACAACTACCCAACCAAATCCAGCAGTTGGACGCCATCCCATTAGGAAGCCAGTCGTCAATGACGCGATTGCAGCGATAAACAAACGCAAAATATCTGCGAATAGTTGTCCGGCCAATGGTGCGATGTGGGCGATTGGCAATGACTTCAAACGATCATAAATACCCGAATTCATGTCGTCGCTAATTTGGGTACCAGAACCTGATGCAGCTGAAATCAACGCTTGCATGAGAATTCCCGGCACAATCGTTGGCAAATAAGCGTGTACGTTGCCGGCAATCGCCCCACCAAATAGGTAACCAAACATCAACATGAACATCACGGGTTGCACAATCACATCCAAAAACTTGTCTGGGTTGTGTAACGTCTTTAGCAAATTACGGTATGCCATCGTGGCCGTGTTTGCAATAATATTTGTCTTGTGTGCTTGTACATCCATCATGATTCTAACCTTCTTAATTTCCCTTAATTCTTTCCAACCGTCAAAGCAAAGAACACATCATCCATAGATGGTTGTTCAACGGCCATATTCGTCATTGTGAGCCCCGCTGCCGTTAGTTGGCTCAAGATACCTGCAACCTGATTTGTATCGCGTAGTGGCGCTGTGACAGTGTTATTGGCCACCTTTACTTCTTCGTGCAACGCATCAGTTACGATTTGCTTTGCCCGGTCGGCTTGTTGTGCATCTGTCATTTCCAAACGCAGCTTTGCGCCCCCAACTTGGGCCTTTAACTCGGCTGGCGTGCCGAGACTGACCAACTTTCCGTGGTCAATCAACGCGATGCGATCAGCTAATTCATCAGCCTCTTCCAAGTACTGAGTCGTTAGGACGATTGTTGAGCCTTCTGCGACCAACTCGCGAATGGTATCCCACATTTGCGTACGAGTTCGTGGATCAAGACCCGTTGTCGGTTCGTCCAAGAAAATGAGCGCTGGCCGTGAAATCAAGCTAACTGCCAAATCCAAACGGCGACGCATACCACCTGAGAAATTCGAAATCGCCTTATCAGCCGATGCAACCAATGAAAACTTGTTCAATAATTCTTCCGTACGTTCCTTGGCTTCGCGTCGTGACAAGCCATTCAAGCGTGAGAAAATCATCAAGTTTTCGCGAGCAGAAATATCCTCATCAACCGATGCGTATTGACCAGTCAATCCAAACAATGAACGAACGACCTTAGGTTCCTTCTTAACGTCGTGTCCGAAAATTTGAATCGTTCCTGACGTTGGCTTTAGCAACGTCGTCATCATGCGCAGCGTGGTCGTCTTACCCGCTCCGTTTGGTCCAAGCAAACCGAACACCTCACCACGCTTGATATTAAATGACACGTTATCAACCGCCGTTTGCGTGCCAAACATCTTAGTCAATCCTTCAATTTCAACTGCATACTCTTCACTCATGATATTGCCTTCTTGTTTCCAAAATTAATTATCAGGGTACCTGACGAAAATAATAATAAGGTACCCTGATTAATATGTCAACAATTTTGTTCAGGTACCCTGTGTATTTTAGTTCATATTCGTCACGAACCCTGTTATACTGGCATTAGTAGAAAAATTTAAGGACGGCAAGATACATGGCTGATTTGATCGAAAAACACCAATTAGCAGCAAAACTATTTGAATTTACATCACTTCAGCACTTGGCTGATGAACAAGTTGAACGTCACTCACCCGTTTTCCGTGGGCAAAATAAAGTACTGGTTGCATTAAGTGAAGGCGATAATATTTCTCAAAAGGACCTCGCTGAGCGCTTGGACATGAGTGTGCAATCAACAGCTGAATTCGTCGCTAAGCTAGTTAAAAAGGACTTTGTCACTAAGACAAAGTCCCCAACTGATGGTCGTATTCAATTAATTCAGCTCACTGATAAAGGTCGCCATGAAGCCGAAAAGAGCTTATTTTACATCCCTGAGTATCTCGACTATCTAAGCCCTGAAGAATGGACGCAACTCGCAGCGATGCTAGACAAGATGAACGATGGTATCCGTGATAACTTGAAGCTTGATGGTATTCAAAACCTCGGTACCCGAATCATGCTGAGCCAGTTGGATCGCAAGACTGAAATCGACAAGAATGATAAGTAATGAAAACCACGTTGGAAAATCCAACGTGGTTTTGTTGTTTCACATGGAACATGTCAAACGATATCCGCCTTCATCAGTTATCGTTTAATAAATCACTACACCATCTCGTTATACAACAACTAAGCTACGCCAAATTCATTTTCTGCCATTTCATAGGCGTCTATAATTTCTGATTCTGATATAGATTCTCGTTGCCGTAAAACAGATATTACTGCTTCAGAAATCAATTCCTCGCGAGCATAAAGTCGCGCATCCCCAGATGCAAACATATCTTTCAACCAACTGCTCATCTTTTTATTTTGGAAGGTCATTTCAATCACCTGACTAAACTCCTCTTGCGAAAATCCAGTAGGCATAACAACATCAATGAATTCTTCCTTAAAAATTTCGAACATTTCTTTTGCATCATCTTCGATAAAATTATCCATCACTTTTTTCGCTACGGTGCTAGCCGCCAGACCACCAGCTGCAGCTCCAATAAACGTCCCAACAACAGGTATGACACTTCCGACCGCAGCACCCGCTGCAACACCTCCGGCAATTGAGGCAGCTCCAACTACTGAATTTTTAACAAGCTGTCCTACCGAAATTCGACCACGGAGAGAATCAACGATTGATGGACCAAATGTAATTGCAACCACTGCAACACCACCGGCATATTTTCCAACCGCTTCTGGATTAAATCCAACCTGTCTCCCCAGAGTAGTCATAGCTAATTTTGAAGCGTACCTATTTACAACCTCACTCTTGGCTGTCTGAGAAGCAAACACAATAATTCCCGTTGATATTGCCCCGGTTCTAAGGGCCGCATACCCAGCTTGCTTAACGGCTACATTTTGTTCTTGACCGTTCCATCTTGCAACTGCATACTGCATAACAAACGAAATTCCCGCTGCTGGTAACGAAAGTTGTACCGCATTCATTGTATCTACATACAATGATTCAATCGTTCCCGCCTTAACAACGTTCGCATAAAAATTAGTGCTATATGGCCCCTTTTTCACCAACATTTTTGCATCTGCAGGATTGGTATGCCCTGGTACTTTACCATTTTCGATTTTATTACGCATATATTCCAAGGACTTTGCATATTGATCTTTAGGTACTTCAGTAGGCATATCTCCATAACTATATTCGCCATGGTCGAATGCAAGTTTTATGCTATTCGTTCCACCTTTAATTGACGTTTTTACCTGAACTTGATTACCAAAGCTCAATCTATCTACACCGTGTTTGGCATTATCTTGTCCTTTCAAAACTGAATCTGTTAAGTAGCCTCCATCGTGGACACTATTAGCATACTCCGCACCAACACCATACCCACGAGGCCCATTCACCATTTGGTTTGTTTGAATATTATGCAGGTTATAATTTGATACCGTACCAGAAAGAGTGTTTAGCCCACTTGAAATCCGCTTTCCTTCTTCATCGATTTGAATATTTAAATCTGCTTTTCGAGCTTCATTATTTACAAAATCCAACTTAGCTTCCTGACTGATTAAATCATTAGACGATTCTTCAATCTCTGTATTCTCAGCAATCTTATCAAATAACCCTGTATACAAATCACGAGTAAATCCAGATTCAATCAAGTCGTTTAAATTAATCACTAATGATTCAAAATCAACATTTACAAAATAACCAATAGGCGTAGTGAAAATCTTACTTCCGTAGTTAACAGAAAATGTCTCATCATTTTCAATTTCTACATTCCACATACCAGAATATGGAATCCATACTGATTCTACAGTGTCTTGACCAGTTTTTTCATTTATTCCAGTCTGTTGAGAAAACCCCATTCCTCGAGACGTCACTACTGCACCAAACTCTCGTAGTTGCGACTCAATCAAGCTCATAATTGGACTATAAGCTAGAACTTCGCCACCCTGATCATCAAATGAACTCAAAAAATATTCCGCCCGTCCATACGGAATATCATCTCCTTGACATTGGAAGCTATCAGCAATTTTCTCAAAAGAATCATCCAAAGAGTCTAATGTATATGTTGACTGAGCATCACGTGCCAACCACTTTTTGAATTGCCGCTTCCGTTTAGATTCGCCATCATTCATCCCAATAATTGCAAGTATAATGAACACAGTCGTAGCAATCGCAAATAACTTTGGATAAACAATGAAACCCCGAATATAAATCACAATATCTATTAATACCAAAACACCTGCCATCTTGTCGCTAACTTTGTTTGCTATATATAAAATCAAAATGACAAAAAATAAATACCCCATAACTGATCTCCTATACCCACGTTAGTCATAGTTCTTGTATCCACACAACATCGCAAACTCAGCAAATATCTACACAAAAGCAATCGATATCTAGGAACTAAAAACATTTAATATCAATCCACAAAATTGGGAACAATATTGTGGTTTAAAAGCACAAATTAATATACCAATCCAAACTGAAAATTTCCCCACAGAATTACACACAAATCGTACCACCGAAGGAGTTTCCCTTACCAATAAAAACACTTTTTCACAGCTTCGTAGCACCAGCGCTTCACCATGAAAATTTTGCGCCACCAAAATCGCCTTTTCGATACATCATTTCAATCACCTCGTCTTACTTGATGACACAAGTATAGGAATTGCGTGCGAAATTATTTGTCGTTTAATCAAAAAGAGCCAAACGACTTTCAAATCGCTTGGCTCTACTGATTGATTCATTTTGGCAGGTGATTTTAGCATGAAAACCAATAATTACTAGACTACCATTTATTTTTTTCGTCATTATAATGATAGATATACCAACGGAAGGAGAGACATTTACAACTGAATATTACCAATGTTGTCGTGAACAGATTATATAAAGCAGACTGAGAATGTCGGAGGTTTTTTGACCTCCGACGTGACCAAGTCGCCCTTATCAGGTGCGTCTTTGGTCTAAAACGCCTGACTGAAGTCAGGTGTTTTAGACCAACAGCTGCTGTGACAAATCAAGGAGCATACTGATGAACGAAAATATTTACACACAACTTGTCGCTGATTTTGCTGCAGCTAACGGCTTCACCTTTTACCAAGGTGCGCAAGCTAGCCCAGCACTCATTCGCAACTGGGAAAACGGTTCGCTGAAGATCCACTTTGTTTCCTATGGGAATGATGGTCAAACTGCAAGCTGGCATTTCATTAACGAGGGGTTCAGCCATCCAGTTTCTCACAAGGGCACTGGTATTGATGAATTAACTGATTGGATCAACAATACAATCACACCTCAACTTGCTTAAAGATTCACGGAAGCGGTCAAACTTGACCACTTTCCCCAAACATATGGTAAAATCACCTGCCGTTTTTAAAACGATACATATTCGCCAACGTTCCACGTGAAACATTGGCACCTAAATTGACATACATATAACAAATCAGCCATCCCCCAACACAAGTTGGGAGATGGCTGATTTTTCATTATTTAAGCGTCTTATTTAACCATTCAAACATGACAGTCAGTCGCGCATCGCGTAAGTTCGGTAACCCATTACGCGATACACCGTGCCATGATTGCGGGAAACGTACCATTTCAACCGGCGTATCCGTTAACGTCTTCACCGCCGTGAAATACATTTCCGTTTGCGCAATTGGTGTCCGTAAATCATATTCACCATGCATCATTAGTAGTGGTGTTTTAACCGCTCCAGCGTACGTAATTGGCGAGCGCTTAATCAATTCTGCTCGACCAGCTTCCGTATATGGCGTTGTCCCCATTTCGTCAGCGACAAAGTTATACCCAATGTCACTGGCACCTGTTAGATGTAGCCACTCTGTTACTGGTCGTTGTGAAACAGCCGCTTGGAATCGATCAGTATGACCAATGGCCCAAGTCGTCATAAAGCCACCATACGACCCACCAATAATGATTTGTCGGGTCGCATCAATCTTATCCGCATAACGTTTAATAGCCCTATCTAAGCCCGCTAATACATCCCGATAATCTTGTTCACCATAATGGTTTACTACTGCATTGATAAACGCTTGGCCGTATGTTGTTGAACCATGCGGATTCGTAAAGACAACGTTGTAGCCCGCTTCCGCAAAGCGTTGGAATTCCCAGAAGAACGCATCCCCATAAGCGCCATGAGGACCACCGTGAACATATAGCACAACTGGTGCTGGCTCCTCTGAATGCGCTGGTAAGAACCACCCATCCACATCCGAACCGTCTTCACTAGCAAACGTGAATTTTTCAGCTGCCGTAAACGACAACGTCGGATTAGCATCATAACGCACCGTTTGTTCATGCGTGTCTAAATCGACTGTAATCAAACTGCTTGGGTGACGCGTATCTTGTTGCGCAATCACCAATTCACGATCAACAATCGTAAAATCAGTTAGCAGTTGCGGCTCATCAAGCAGTCGCGTAATCTTGCCAGCTACCGTTCCTTGATATAGACGCGTGTGTCCGTGGTAGCCAGTTTCAAAGATGTACGTTTCTGAATCCAACCAACGCACATGGCGTCCTTGCCCCTGCACGATGACATCAGAATTGGGTTCTGCCAACAATTCTTCGTCATCAAAAGCCAATCGTACTTGATGACCATCATAATAATGCAGGCTTACTGCACGTCGATTAGGATATTGATTATCGTTGCCAAGAACCAAAATTTGCGTTGCATCTGGTGCAATTGTCGCTTCATAAACCTGTGCCAAATTCGTGGGCACTGTGGTTTGCGTCTTAGTTTCAAAATCAATCGTGCGTAATTCTGAACGATATTCGTGAGCGTCCTCATCATTCGTTTGCACAATAATGACCGCCTGCGTATCAGTCGCATCTGCAACCTTAACCGGCAACGAGAACGTGCCCAATAAACGCGTCACCCCTGAAGCCGTGGCTTGATAAATCTCAAAGCGACGTTGCTCATCAATAAAGCCCACGCCGTCATCTTTATAATGGCGCTTCGTATAATATCGCACCGTTGGTCGCTCACTGACGGCATTAAACGATGCTTGTGTTTCAACTTGAACAGCAAACACAACACCCGCCCCATCAGGTGTTGGCACAAAACTCGTGATGGAATCACTTTGATGCGTTAATTGCACCGTTTCGCCAGCAACAGAACGGCGGTATAGTTGCCCATCATGCTGATAGAAAATAGCCTGTGTCGTTCCTTGCAAATCGGTTGCGTCATTCACCAACGTGGTCGTATCCGTCTCATTCACAACCACCACATTCGTTTGATAACGATTCCCAATTTCGTCCGCGACACTTTCCGTCGCATATAGCGTTTGACCAACAATCGTTGGACGTGCGATTCCCCTGATGTTTCCTAGTGCTGTTACCATTCAAATCCCCCTCGATTTTTTGATTAGTTTGATGATGCAGATGACGCGTCGCTAGCCGTATCGGCCGTCACAACCGTAGCCTTAGGGGCACCCTTCCAAGCTGCGATTTCCGTACCGTTGTTGTGGTCGTTGATGTATTGCCCAACTTCCTTCGTTTGGTATGACTTTACCAAAGCCTTAATATACCACTTCTTAGCATCGTCATGACGCGCTGCAATAATGTTCACCCATTGGTGTGATTGCTTGTTGTTTGCATTCCAAACGTAGATGGCTGAGTTCGGGTTGCGACCAGCTGCTTCAACGAATGTAGCTGAAATAACGGCGGCATCAACTGAATTCAAGCTAGCCAACGTTTGATCCGCTGCCAATTCCTTCACGTGCAAATTCTTAGAACTTGAAACGATGTCACGAACAGTTGGGCTTGTGACACCTGCCTTAATCTTAATCAAGCCAGCTGCTTGCAACAAGAACAAGGCACGCGCTTCATTGGTTGGGTCATTAGCAACCGCAATCGTCCCACCGTCTGGAATGTCCTTCACTGACTTGTACTTATCTGAGTACAAGCGACCAGGTCCCAAAACCGTCTCACCAACTGGTTGCAAGTCTGCCTTGTGCGCCTTATTCCAATCTGACAAGAAAGCGTAGTGTTGGAAGGCATTTGCATCAATATTGCCTTGCTTCAAAGCCGCGTTTGGTTGG harbors:
- the guaA gene encoding glutamine-hydrolyzing GMP synthase, whose amino-acid sequence is MGNTQAHDSILVLDFGSQYNQLISRRIRELGVYSELKPHTLTAAEIKELNPKGLIFSGGPNSVYEDGAFTIDPEVFNLNIPILGVCYGMQLMAHVLPGGKVAPANDSAEYGETEMDVTDDSALLFGNTPEKQTVLMSHGDYVEQVPDGFKAVATSESTPIAAMEDTYHNFYGVQFHAEVQHTEYGMQILENFVDKAVRAERNWSMDDFIDEQIKQIRETVGDKKVLLGLSGGVDSSVVGVLLQRAIGDQLTSIFVDHGLLRKNEADEVMASLGGKFGLNIIKVDAQERFLSKLAGVTDPEQKRKIIGNEFIRVFDEEAAKLDGIDFLAQGTLYTDVIESGTDTAQTIKSHHNVGGLPEDMQFQLIEPLNTLFKDEVRALGEKLGMPHELVWRQPFPGPGLGIRILGDVTEDKLEIVRESDAILREEIAKHGLDGEVWQYFTVLTGVRSVGVMGDGRTYDYTIAIRAITSVDGMTADFAKLPWDILEEISRRIVNEVDHINRVVYDITAKPPATVEWE
- a CDS encoding ABC transporter permease, yielding MMDVQAHKTNIIANTATMAYRNLLKTLHNPDKFLDVIVQPVMFMLMFGYLFGGAIAGNVHAYLPTIVPGILMQALISAASGSGTQISDDMNSGIYDRLKSLPIAHIAPLAGQLFADILRLFIAAIASLTTGFLMGWRPTAGFGWVVVVVLLDVFLGWALSWGFALYGMVAKSSTMVESVSLITMLLLTFLSSAFVPVRTLPHVMQILVNLNPVTYVIKASRVMLNQGVWSNQAWIVLGAGVLVVAIFAPLTVLVYNRKN
- a CDS encoding ATP-binding cassette domain-containing protein; its protein translation is MSEEYAVEIEGLTKMFGTQTAVDNVSFNIKRGEVFGLLGPNGAGKTTTLRMMTTLLKPTSGTIQIFGHDVKKEPKVVRSLFGLTGQYASVDEDISARENLMIFSRLNGLSRREAKERTEELLNKFSLVASADKAISNFSGGMRRRLDLAVSLISRPALIFLDEPTTGLDPRTRTQMWDTIRELVAEGSTIVLTTQYLEEADELADRIALIDHGKLVSLGTPAELKAQVGGAKLRLEMTDAQQADRAKQIVTDALHEEVKVANNTVTAPLRDTNQVAGILSQLTAAGLTMTNMAVEQPSMDDVFFALTVGKN
- a CDS encoding MarR family winged helix-turn-helix transcriptional regulator, translated to MADLIEKHQLAAKLFEFTSLQHLADEQVERHSPVFRGQNKVLVALSEGDNISQKDLAERLDMSVQSTAEFVAKLVKKDFVTKTKSPTDGRIQLIQLTDKGRHEAEKSLFYIPEYLDYLSPEEWTQLAAMLDKMNDGIRDNLKLDGIQNLGTRIMLSQLDRKTEIDKNDK
- a CDS encoding alpha/beta hydrolase family protein yields the protein MVTALGNIRGIARPTIVGQTLYATESVADEIGNRYQTNVVVVNETDTTTLVNDATDLQGTTQAIFYQHDGQLYRRSVAGETVQLTHQSDSITSFVPTPDGAGVVFAVQVETQASFNAVSERPTVRYYTKRHYKDDGVGFIDEQRRFEIYQATASGVTRLLGTFSLPVKVADATDTQAVIIVQTNDEDAHEYRSELRTIDFETKTQTTVPTNLAQVYEATIAPDATQILVLGNDNQYPNRRAVSLHYYDGHQVRLAFDDEELLAEPNSDVIVQGQGRHVRWLDSETYIFETGYHGHTRLYQGTVAGKITRLLDEPQLLTDFTIVDRELVIAQQDTRHPSSLITVDLDTHEQTVRYDANPTLSFTAAEKFTFASEDGSDVDGWFLPAHSEEPAPVVLYVHGGPHGAYGDAFFWEFQRFAEAGYNVVFTNPHGSTTYGQAFINAVVNHYGEQDYRDVLAGLDRAIKRYADKIDATRQIIIGGSYGGFMTTWAIGHTDRFQAAVSQRPVTEWLHLTGASDIGYNFVADEMGTTPYTEAGRAELIKRSPITYAGAVKTPLLMMHGEYDLRTPIAQTEMYFTAVKTLTDTPVEMVRFPQSWHGVSRNGLPNLRDARLTVMFEWLNKTLK
- a CDS encoding MetQ/NlpA family ABC transporter substrate-binding protein codes for the protein MSKKIITSAVLTLAVAGAVIPATSVVASAKELKTVKVGINSPSKTDQAVWNIVKKNGEKRGIKIKLITFTDFNQPNAALKQGNIDANAFQHYAFLSDWNKAHKADLQPVGETVLGPGRLYSDKYKSVKDIPDGGTIAVANDPTNEARALFLLQAAGLIKIKAGVTSPTVRDIVSSSKNLHVKELAADQTLASLNSVDAAVISATFVEAAGRNPNSAIYVWNANNKQSHQWVNIIAARHDDAKKWYIKALVKSYQTKEVGQYINDHNNGTEIAAWKGAPKATVVTADTASDASSASSN